Proteins from a single region of Geothrix sp. PMB-07:
- a CDS encoding HAD family hydrolase: MSPLGPIDAVMFDHDGTLVDSIPAVISASNGVLWERGLDKATPDQIVAGMVHPTAKRLGLLTGIDSPAAQENMAHRYSQLALHHSDLADLYPGVRQAVEALANRGLLLGVVSNSRGAFIRAILHRLGVADCFTAMIGEDDMPAPKPDPRGLLAALGAIPPGRAIYVGDSSADLQTARNAGVRAIGVTWGTHSRSELEPLGFDALVDSPQALADLIPDRPSLHLPEPLP; the protein is encoded by the coding sequence TTGAGCCCTCTCGGCCCCATCGATGCGGTGATGTTCGATCACGACGGCACCCTTGTCGACTCCATTCCTGCCGTGATTTCGGCCTCCAACGGGGTTCTGTGGGAGAGGGGCCTGGACAAGGCGACCCCCGACCAGATTGTCGCGGGCATGGTCCATCCCACAGCCAAACGGCTGGGCCTGCTCACAGGCATAGACAGTCCCGCAGCCCAGGAGAACATGGCCCACCGCTACAGCCAATTGGCCCTGCACCATTCGGATCTGGCGGACCTCTATCCGGGCGTAAGGCAGGCAGTGGAGGCCCTTGCGAATCGGGGCTTGCTCCTCGGGGTGGTCAGCAACAGCCGCGGAGCCTTTATCCGCGCCATTCTCCATCGTCTTGGTGTGGCGGACTGCTTCACGGCGATGATCGGCGAGGATGACATGCCTGCGCCAAAGCCCGATCCAAGGGGGCTCCTTGCCGCCCTGGGCGCCATTCCCCCGGGCCGGGCGATCTATGTGGGTGACAGTTCCGCCGATCTGCAGACGGCCCGGAACGCCGGGGTTCGCGCCATCGGCGTGACCTGGGGCACCCACTCACGTTCTGAATTGGAACCTCTGGGCTTCGACGCCCTGGTGGATTCTCCCCAAGCCTTGGCCGACCTGATTCCAGACCGGCCCTCCCTCCATCTCCCCGAGCCTCTGCCCTGA
- the fsa gene encoding fructose-6-phosphate aldolase produces MKFFIDTANVAEIQRISAWSILDGVTTNPSLIAKESGRPFEAIIEEICGIVDGPISAEVIALDAPGMIEEGRKLAKIHRNIVVKVPLTAEGLKATHAFKSEGIKTNVTLCFSATQGLMAAKAGATYVSPFIGRLDDINLPGMELISELTAIFATHGLPTHVLAASIRSPRHVTDAALAGAQVATIPTKVFDQMLFHPLTEKGIEGFLADWKKSGR; encoded by the coding sequence ATGAAATTTTTCATCGATACCGCCAATGTCGCCGAGATCCAACGGATCAGCGCCTGGAGCATCCTTGACGGCGTCACCACCAATCCCAGCCTCATCGCCAAGGAATCCGGCCGCCCCTTCGAGGCGATCATCGAGGAGATCTGCGGCATTGTGGATGGCCCCATTTCCGCCGAAGTGATTGCCCTGGATGCCCCTGGAATGATCGAAGAGGGCCGGAAGCTGGCGAAGATCCATCGGAACATCGTGGTGAAGGTTCCCTTGACTGCCGAAGGGCTCAAGGCCACGCACGCTTTCAAAAGTGAGGGCATCAAGACCAACGTGACCCTCTGCTTCAGCGCGACCCAGGGCCTGATGGCCGCCAAGGCCGGAGCCACCTATGTTTCACCCTTCATCGGCCGACTGGATGACATCAACCTGCCGGGGATGGAGCTCATCTCGGAATTGACCGCCATCTTCGCCACCCACGGCCTGCCCACCCATGTTCTGGCAGCCTCCATCCGCAGCCCCAGGCACGTGACGGATGCCGCCCTGGCCGGTGCCCAAGTGGCGACGATCCCCACCAAAGTGTTCGACCAGATGCTGTTCCATCCCCTGACCGAGAAGGGCATCGAAGGCTTTCTCGCGGACTGGAAGAAAAGCGGAAGGTGA
- a CDS encoding sodium:solute symporter, with amino-acid sequence MFLTLLTGDPTQALPQSRSALQTFDWLVIGLYFSVLLAVSWWVIRKNRETTDDYFLAGRNLSWWIIGASIFASNIGSEHVVGLAGSGATDGVAMAHYELHAWCLLVLAWVMVPFYMRSRVYTMPEFLEKRFSPASRWMLSIVSLVLYVLSKVAVGIFAGGVVFGFLLPEMHLNLGFIYLDSFWVGCLTLLLLTGIYTVIGGMRAVAYTETIQVVVLILGSLLVTVLGLHKLGGWQALHNALPADMFNLWKPMVPHGVQSTWAPVIEANQSGVVTRMAWYFNGHYPWLGMIVCAPVIGLWYWCTCQYIVQRTLGAKNEQHARRGSIFAALLKLLPVFIFIIPGMICFALAKSGTVPALNGMIDASGQPVRSQLQYAFPSMVAHVLPVGVRGLVVAGLIAALMSSLAGVFNASSTLFTLDCYAKMRPQAGQVSLVRMGRIATMVMVLIGILWIPVIKGSHGLYDYLQSVQGYLAPPIFVVFFLGIYWKRLNAKGCLAALTVGFILGLFRLAVDTPGALIHGFTYTPGSWLWIINHIYFQYFSMIILVVSALAMVVVSYLTKAPDEAQLVGLTFSTITSEQGAESRSSWSRRDVAVSVLVVALIAAAYLYFRG; translated from the coding sequence ATGTTCCTCACCCTCCTCACCGGCGATCCGACCCAGGCCCTGCCTCAGTCGCGGTCTGCCTTACAGACTTTTGACTGGCTGGTGATCGGCCTCTACTTCAGCGTCCTCCTCGCCGTGTCCTGGTGGGTGATTCGGAAAAACCGCGAGACCACGGATGACTACTTCCTGGCGGGCAGGAACCTCAGCTGGTGGATCATCGGCGCCTCCATTTTCGCTTCCAACATCGGATCCGAGCACGTCGTGGGCCTGGCAGGCTCTGGGGCCACAGATGGCGTGGCGATGGCCCACTACGAGCTGCACGCCTGGTGCCTCTTGGTTCTGGCCTGGGTGATGGTTCCCTTCTACATGCGGAGCCGGGTCTACACCATGCCGGAATTTTTGGAGAAGCGCTTCTCACCGGCTTCGCGCTGGATGCTTTCCATCGTCTCCCTGGTCCTGTACGTGCTCTCCAAGGTGGCGGTCGGCATCTTCGCCGGGGGCGTGGTCTTCGGCTTCCTGCTTCCAGAGATGCACCTGAACCTCGGCTTCATCTACCTGGACAGCTTCTGGGTGGGCTGCCTCACTCTCCTGCTGCTCACCGGCATCTACACCGTCATCGGCGGCATGCGTGCCGTGGCCTACACCGAGACCATCCAGGTGGTGGTGCTCATCCTCGGCTCCCTGCTCGTCACGGTGCTGGGGCTTCACAAACTAGGTGGCTGGCAGGCGCTCCACAACGCCCTTCCCGCGGACATGTTCAACCTCTGGAAGCCCATGGTGCCCCACGGGGTCCAAAGCACCTGGGCGCCGGTCATCGAGGCCAACCAGTCGGGCGTGGTCACTCGCATGGCCTGGTATTTCAATGGGCACTACCCCTGGCTGGGCATGATCGTCTGCGCCCCGGTCATCGGCCTGTGGTACTGGTGCACCTGCCAGTACATCGTCCAGCGCACCCTTGGCGCCAAGAATGAACAGCACGCCCGTCGTGGCTCCATTTTCGCCGCCCTGCTCAAGCTTCTTCCGGTGTTCATCTTCATCATCCCCGGCATGATCTGCTTCGCCCTCGCCAAGAGCGGCACCGTCCCGGCCCTCAACGGCATGATCGACGCTTCTGGACAGCCCGTGCGCTCGCAACTGCAATACGCCTTCCCCTCCATGGTCGCCCACGTGCTTCCTGTCGGCGTCCGGGGCCTGGTGGTCGCGGGCCTCATCGCCGCCTTGATGAGCTCCCTGGCTGGCGTCTTCAATGCCAGCTCCACCCTGTTCACCCTCGACTGCTACGCGAAGATGCGGCCCCAGGCCGGTCAGGTTTCCCTGGTGCGCATGGGCCGGATCGCCACCATGGTCATGGTTCTCATCGGTATCCTCTGGATTCCCGTCATCAAGGGCTCCCATGGGCTCTACGACTACCTGCAATCGGTCCAGGGCTATCTGGCGCCTCCCATCTTCGTGGTGTTCTTCCTGGGCATCTACTGGAAGCGACTCAACGCGAAGGGTTGCCTGGCGGCGCTCACGGTGGGCTTCATTCTTGGCTTGTTCCGGCTCGCCGTGGACACTCCCGGCGCCCTGATCCACGGTTTCACTTATACGCCGGGCTCCTGGCTTTGGATCATCAATCACATCTACTTCCAGTATTTCAGCATGATCATCCTCGTGGTCAGTGCCCTCGCCATGGTGGTGGTCAGCTACCTCACCAAAGCACCGGATGAAGCGCAGCTCGTGGGCCTCACCTTCAGCACCATCACGAGCGAGCAGGGGGCTGAAAGCCGCAGTTCCTGGAGCCGCCGCGATGTGGCGGTCTCTGTCCTGGTCGTGGCGCTGATCGCCGCCGCCTACCTGTATTTCCGAGGCTGA
- the araA gene encoding L-arabinose isomerase → MIDLKQQEIWFVTGSQHLYGPSTLEKVASNSQEIAQALDASPSIPAKVVFKSVLTTPDAITALCEEANCTPACVGLVLWMHTFSPAKMWIRGLSVLRKPFLHLHTQHNRDVPWATIDMDFMNLNQAAHGDREFGFIATRMRKERKVVVGHWTEAAVQEEVGVWARAACAWQDAQGARIVRFGDNMREVAVTEGDKVEAQIRLGYSVTAHAMGSLSAAVKSVSDAEVERLCREFDGQYELMPCLRPGGERRASLQESARIELGLRGFLVAGGFKGFTTNFEDLHGLSQLPGLAVQRLMADGYGFGAEGDWKTAALVRAMKVMGSGLPGGTSFMEDYTYHLDPSAPQVLGAHMLEVCASIADTPRPSLEIHRLGIGGKDDPPRLVFGTPSGPAVNASLIDMGNRFRMIVSILDVVKPQHALPHLPVARALWVPRPSLKVAAAAWIYAGGAHHAAFSQAALAPHIEDFTAMAGIEYLCIDENTRIPDFKNQLRWNEASYR, encoded by the coding sequence ATGATCGACTTGAAACAGCAGGAAATCTGGTTCGTCACCGGAAGCCAGCACCTCTATGGACCGAGCACCCTGGAGAAGGTGGCCTCCAACTCCCAGGAAATCGCCCAGGCCCTGGACGCCTCACCGAGCATCCCCGCCAAGGTGGTTTTCAAATCGGTGCTCACCACGCCCGACGCCATCACAGCCCTGTGCGAGGAGGCCAATTGCACCCCGGCCTGTGTGGGTCTGGTGCTTTGGATGCACACCTTCTCTCCAGCGAAGATGTGGATCCGCGGGCTGTCCGTGCTGAGGAAACCCTTCCTGCACCTGCACACCCAGCACAACCGTGATGTGCCTTGGGCCACCATCGACATGGATTTCATGAACCTGAACCAGGCCGCCCACGGCGATCGGGAATTTGGTTTCATCGCCACCCGCATGCGCAAGGAGCGGAAGGTGGTGGTGGGCCATTGGACGGAAGCTGCGGTCCAGGAAGAAGTCGGCGTCTGGGCCCGGGCTGCCTGTGCCTGGCAAGATGCGCAGGGCGCCCGAATCGTCCGGTTCGGCGACAACATGCGCGAAGTGGCGGTGACCGAAGGCGACAAAGTGGAGGCTCAGATCCGGCTCGGCTACTCCGTGACGGCCCACGCCATGGGCAGCCTTTCGGCCGCAGTCAAATCCGTGAGTGACGCCGAAGTGGAGCGTCTCTGCCGCGAATTCGACGGCCAGTACGAGCTCATGCCCTGCCTTCGACCCGGTGGCGAACGGCGGGCCTCGCTTCAAGAATCCGCCCGCATTGAGCTGGGCCTGCGCGGCTTCCTGGTCGCGGGCGGCTTCAAGGGCTTCACCACCAATTTCGAGGACCTGCATGGCCTCAGTCAGCTGCCGGGGCTGGCCGTGCAGCGCCTTATGGCGGACGGCTACGGCTTCGGCGCCGAAGGCGATTGGAAGACGGCCGCCCTGGTCCGGGCCATGAAGGTCATGGGTTCCGGCCTGCCCGGAGGCACCTCCTTCATGGAGGACTACACCTATCACCTCGATCCTTCGGCCCCTCAAGTGCTCGGCGCCCATATGCTAGAGGTCTGCGCTTCCATCGCAGACACGCCTCGTCCCTCCCTGGAAATCCACCGCCTGGGCATCGGCGGCAAGGATGATCCGCCGCGCCTCGTCTTTGGCACTCCATCGGGTCCCGCTGTGAACGCTTCTCTCATCGACATGGGCAACCGCTTTCGCATGATCGTCAGCATCCTGGATGTGGTGAAGCCCCAGCATGCCCTGCCCCACCTTCCGGTGGCCCGCGCCCTGTGGGTGCCCCGGCCAAGCCTGAAGGTGGCGGCTGCTGCCTGGATCTACGCCGGCGGCGCCCACCACGCAGCCTTCAGCCAGGCCGCCCTCGCCCCCCACATCGAAGACTTCACCGCCATGGCAGGCATCGAGTACCTCTGCATCGACGAGAACACGCGCATTCCCGACTTCAAGAACCAGCTCCGCTGGAACGAGGCTTCCTACCGCTAA